AAATCTGATTCTGCTGGATGAACCGGACAACCACCTTGATGCGGAATCAATAGACTCTCTCGTAGCGGCAATCGACATATTCACAGGTGCTGTCCTGTTTGTAACTCACAGCGAAATGATACTCAGGGCAATTGCGACCAAGTTAATAATCTTTGATAATGGAAAAATAAGTATCTTCGAGGGCTCGTATGACGATTTTCTCGAAAGGATAGGCTGGGAAGACGAAAAAACAATCACAAAGGTAAACAACGAAAACATGTTAGAATCTCAGAATAAAGGGGCCAGCAGAAAGGATATGCGGCGGGTTCGTGCCCGTTTGATTGAAAGCCGCTCAAGAGCGTTGGGGCCACTTCAGCAAGAGATTGAAGCGCTTGAAAAAGCAATAACAAAACTTGAAAACCGGATCGAAGACGACAACCAATCTCTTATCCGTGCGTCTAATGTGGGCGATGGAAAGACAATCACATCGCTTTCTATCTCTATCCACAGCTCAAAGATAGAGATAGAACATCTTTTTGATGAACTTGACAGGCTGACCGGCGAACATCACAGAAAATCTATGGAGTTTGAGGAGCAATTCGATGCCCTTGCAGACAGCTTACTGGGCCAAGATAGGAAGGGGCATTCTTGATAACTCTGATCTGCTTATTGTAAACCGGGACAAACCGGGGCCGGTGTTTTGCGTAATTGGGTACACCAAGCCTTAATCTTTCTCCTTCAAGTAAAGAGGTGCCATGGGACTTTTGTGTGAGGCACCGTACCGCTTTATTGATGGGTAATATTCGGCGGCAAACTGGACCTTCCCCGCAACCTCCTCACCGGCAACCTCCGCAATAAAGGTGAGCATGAGATCGATACCGGCAGACACTCCCGCCGATGTCCAAATATCTCCATCATGTACAAAACGCTCTTCAACTACCATGACATCCCCAAGGGTCTTCAAACGGCCAAGGGAGCTCCAATGGGTAGTGACCTTTTTTCCATATAGCAAACTGGCCTTGTGCAGCAGGAAAGTCCCGGTGCACACAGAAAATACAGCTTTGCACAGCCTTGCCTGTTCGGTGATAAAGTTAATAAGTACCGGATTGTCCACCTCCTGGCGAGCTCCCTGGCCGCCCGGTACAAGAAGGAAATCAAGTTGAGGGCACTGCTCGAAGGATACATGAGGATTTACAGAGAGACCCTTCGCACAGATGACCGGCTCAAGCGACTCGGCCACAATGAAGCGCTGCTCAGGTCCATCGGCGAATTTGCTCCACATGCCAATGATTTCCCATGGACCAACAAAATCAAGCTCTTCAACATCCGGAAAAACAAGAATACCAAAATTCATTACAGTCCTTTATGGAAGGTCTAATCCATACTTCCGAGAACGTACAGAACCGGGATTTTTCTGTGTGTACTCTGCGAATAACGGGCAGA
This genomic window from Pseudomonadota bacterium contains:
- a CDS encoding DJ-1/PfpI family protein, producing the protein MNFGILVFPDVEELDFVGPWEIIGMWSKFADGPEQRFIVAESLEPVICAKGLSVNPHVSFEQCPQLDFLLVPGGQGARQEVDNPVLINFITEQARLCKAVFSVCTGTFLLHKASLLYGKKVTTHWSSLGRLKTLGDVMVVEERFVHDGDIWTSAGVSAGIDLMLTFIAEVAGEEVAGKVQFAAEYYPSIKRYGASHKSPMAPLYLKEKD